From the genome of Botrytis cinerea B05.10 chromosome 7, complete sequence:
CATACACGCGATGAGAATTTTCATATTAATGGTGTTGTCTTCGACGAGGAGTGCGATCGGCTTAGTGGTCAAGAGAATTTCGGATAGTGAACGATTGTGTTCTGGTTTAGCACTACTTGTGTTAAGAGCAGGAGAAGTGGTTCGTCGTGGATTAGGAGGCATTGTGAGGAAGGAATTATTATTCCGGCTACTAGATCTTTCGAATATAGAGAGAAAACAATCTGCGAGCTTTTTGGGGCCAATTCTAGAATATTGTTAGTCATATTCAGGAATCTCAATTGAGCGAGAAAATTTCAAAGTCATGAGCAATGAAGAGAAAACGTACGGATTGCTGAGGAAATGTATATTTTGGTGGGTCTCGAACAAGGTTCTTCTTTCAGATTGTTCAAAGCCTgttaaaacaatcaaatgcTTCTTATGATTATCACCTGTAGTTTCCGAGTAGAGAGTTTTCCAATGATTCTCCAGTTCGTAGAATTTTTCGGAAGTTACCATGAAGACATCTGCACTCATTGCATCAAGTCCAACAGCTTCACTAAGCTTCATTCCAAACCAATTCCTGGCCATCCTAGAGATTGCTGGACCCACAGATATATCATGGCTAGATTCCCCACCTGCCTTTTTCTCAGGCTCAGGCGGTGAAATTTCCATTCCTATCAATACCAACTCTAGGCCATGAGTGTAACTTCTAGCTTTTTCGATATTGTTTGGCATGCGAGGTAGGTCGCCAAATTGTGGTTGGGACTGATCTAGTTTGAGAACAACGTTGACAACTGTACCGGTACCTTGGATACTAAAAACGTCGATTTTCCCATCGAGTGCTCCGACAATTTGACGAACGATACTGAGACCCAAGCCAGCGCCAGGTGTCAAGCTATCTTCCTGGGCAAAAGGAGTGTATATTTGACGCTTCAGGAAATCTTCCGCAATTCCCCTACCAGTATCACTAATCGTCAAAGTGACTAACGCTTGATTGACTCTTGAATTTTTCGATGTGACAGTCTTACACCCAAGACTGACTTTGATCAATCCTGATGTGGTATACTTCAATGCGTTGCCAAATATATTCATCAGAATACGCTTCCAAGCCCCAGGTTGAGTTAAAAAAGTCCAGTTGGATTTGTGGTCTACATCAAGAATTACAGCTAACGGCGCTGAGTCCTTCGTTCCTTGAAAATCAGAATTGGTAGGCGAATTTAGGTAGTCAACATCAGTGTAAGTGTCATGTGGATTCGAGTGAATAACATGAATGTGCCCAGCATATATCCCATTAATGACATCCTCTGTAATTGAAGCAATATCAAGATCTGAGGTCAAGCTGATTGTCCCGTAAATCTGAAACTTCTCTGCTGGAACGGCCCTTCTTCTCTTAGACGAGTTGCGTACCACTCTTTGTTCCGTCTTTTGCGCCGTGgtaaaattattgattttggcATAGTCAAGTACATTAGTTAATGTATCAAGTAGAGTTGTAGAACAATGTCCAATTGTCTCCAACGCACTCCTTTGATATGTGCTAATTTGTGTATCTTGTAGAAGCTCGATCGATCCTTGAATTCCTTGTAGCGGACTCCTCAGTTCATGACttattgatgatatcaaagCAGTCTTCGTTTGGTCAGATGCGACTATCTCTAGACGAGAGACTTCAGCCATGATACTATTTCCGAAAGCAGCAACATAATTTAGATCGTCATCTAGACTAAGTACTCGAGTTGGATCTGAGGTCCAAAGCATAGTACTAGCAAACCAGCGCTCACTATGCGAATCCCATAATGGTAAAATCATTACGTATCTAGCGCCGGGAAATATTTGTAGCATAGTTCGACCTTCCATAACCTTAGAAGATGCTTTCTTACATATCGAGTTTTGGGAAGTTTCCGCAACGACTGATATTTCTCCAGTCGGCGCAGCGTCGAgaatttcatcttcacttGACGACATATGACCTCCTTCGTCAAAGGCAAAAACTTTGCCATGAGGATGGCGCTTGAGAAGGCGGCGAACAAAGTTTTCTTTAACAGTGAGGTGCTCTGGAAAACTTGTATCCCCACGCAATGTACAACGTGAGGCTGTGGAATATGCTAGTACTTCACACATGCGTGTTTGCGACGACTGTGCCTTCACTTCTGGCCCCCTGTCAGAATCCCTTCCATCAACACTATCCGAGGTATCGTGCCGCGAAGAGGTTCTTGAAGCATCTTCGCTGCTGGAAATCTGTGCAGCATCGTGTAAGCCAGCGGTTCTCTCTTGATCATTCAAAGAAGATTGACGTCCAAAAGAGCTTTCTTTAgcatcaaaaaaaatcacGCCTTCCACATCTGTTGACTCACGTATGAGATTACTAGCACGAGAAAGCATTCTTTTTAAAACTTCGGCTTTTTCGGAAGGAGAACGAGCTTTAACATCGTTGATAGTTGTATCTCTAGGTGTCATAGGTGTATGCGCTTGATCGAGAGACTTGGATAATGAGCTTCTAGGGGTTTCGTTTGATGGCGAGTCAAGAGGTATTTGAGGAGAATGAATGGGTGAATTGAGGGTGGATGGTTGGTCGAGTTGTTCCTTGAAGCAGGGTGAGATATTCCTCACTTGAACATAGGAATGGTTATTTGATTCGTTGTTTTCACCTCCCGGCCTGAGCGGCAGACCATTGCAAAGATTACTCGGAGGTGAGGATGAGGTCGGAAGTAGAGATGTCAACTCCTCCATCTTTTGAAATCGATTGGCAGACGATGAATTTGCTTCAGGGCCAACAATCGCTAAATTCTCAAGGGAAGCTTCAGTAGGAACCGTCGGATTCCCTACGCTTCTTGTAGCATATGAATCTTTGCCCCGAACAGATGTTTCGCGATCATTTCGAGTGCGCAGCCACCAAGACTTGATGCTAGAATGGCCTTCCACAAACAATCCTAATCCTTTCaccatcttctctcctctctgaTGGTCTCGCTTTACAGCAATGTTCTCAAGGTGCTCCATCACTGTATCAGTTATGTCCGTtaaaaattccaattcttctgGCAACAATCCGTTCCGAGGTATGTCATCAAACACACTATATGCGCCTATGTCAAATCCTTGACGAGATCGTATGGGCACAGTAGCCACGAACCGGATCTTCGGGCATCCAATAATATTGGGGTCGAAACGCAAAGTTTCTCCAGACAGATCGTTTATAACTTTTGGTATTACCTTAGGTCGAAATTCAGTATCGTTGCGCTGGCTCTCTGATCGTGGTGTGTTTATAACAGCAGCACATAATGAGTCTTCGCGAGGTATAGTTCGTAAGCCTAGCCATAGGGAATCTCCATCATCGTGCACATCATCATTCTGTGATGATAACGTCTTGGTCGACTCTGCCAAAATATATTCATGTGTGCGATCAACAAGGGAGATCATAGCCCGCCTTGCCCTTAATCGCAGAGCACCAAGTTGTGCGAAGGCATTGAGTGCTCTATCCGATGACGAGAAAGCCTTGGGGTAGTTTTTGGAACTTTCTgcatttttatcattttgtTCGCGCGGGGGGATGAGGGGTGCTGCAAAGGGGGGAAGATATCTGGATAGTCAAATGTTAGGATGGAATGAGTCGAAAGGATAAGGAAGATTCATTTCACTGACTTGTAAACTTCTCGTACCCTATGAACTTCAGACACCCTAATAGATGTTTCCGAACTGAACTTGGCTGGCATCGCAGTTGGGAGGCGAATTAATGGAATCTTCTCACAGGCGTCATGCTCAAATGTGACCATACAATTCTTCCAAAAGGGCAAActctacctaggtaatcaCGAAAGCGGGACAGGATTGGATTTAACAAATGGACGGACGAGCAAGCGAGCGAGTGAATGTAGCATAAATGAAATCGTATACAAACAGACACACGGTACCATAGCGAGGTGTAGTAATCatgaaaataagaattcaaagaCAAGTTATTAAGGTTTGAAAGGCCCCAAAAGATTGTAGTAGCAATAGCAGGTAGCTAGGTATAAGGCGGCGGAGATCTGAAGATCTTGATTGGACTGATCAGTAGAAGTGGATGCCGTCTATCAGATAAAATCTGCATGCTGATCGCCGGCAATGGCATGGTGAATTATGAATccgatgatttgaatttcttagTGGGCTGCGGTAGGTAACTTGAGTCGAGTAGTCGGCATAAGAGATGATACGAAGGAAATGGCTATCGGTGGTTGGATCTTTTcgttttttttgtttttcgcgtttttcctcttccactaCGAAGAGccgggatggatggattggaagaGGTTTTGGGGAGGTGGGGTAAATGTGTGATCTTACGTACTCATCCGCCCATGCACGCAAGTGCTGTGTCACGTGTATGTATAGCCAATTGTGAAGATGTCTGCTGTGGCTGGTGAAATGTGGCTGATGGCTTCTGGAGCGTCGACTGGAATGTGGCGTGGCTTATGTTTGAGACCCTGATGAGGTAACCACTTTGACCTAGCACGTGCCCGCGCACCTCGTAGTGAAGAACATCAACCACTTCCAGTTCCACTGGTGAAAAGTTGAGACATTGTTGCAGAATCCAGACTACACTGTATATCATCAACCCTTAGCTTCAGTGCTGCAGTATTGGCCGTCGCAACCCAAATCAAACCTCATTTCATCAGTCTTCTACATCAATTACAACAATAACCACAACTCAACCTCGCAATCCGACATCATCCACGATGATCCACCTACCTAGGCCTTCTTGATCCTTCGGTACTTTTACGACTCTGTACGCTTGATGCGGGGTATAGTGCATACAGAAGCTTGAAATTTGTTTAGCCATAGTCACGTTTCATCTATTAAAGGGGAAGACATGTTATGATATGCGTAAATATCTCCTTATTGGGTAATCGATGGCTAAGTTTGACTTGGATAGGAGCCGCTGATTTTCGGGATACCGGTATGTTATGAAAGACAGGCTAGTATACCACATGTGGACCACGAGTATGAGacatattttaatatagataCGCCATGTCTCTACTGGTTACCATGTGTCTAACCCTCTACCAGCACCGTTCACGAGCATCAGCGCGAACTCCATCCCACCAAATTCATGGTCCTCATCCATCACCAACTCCCGTTTCCCATTTTCAACGCCACCATTCTAATTAgatcaaaaccaaaaatgGCTGTATTTTGGTTATGTTACTTGGTGTTTTTTGATGGCCTGTGGCTATCGTCGATGTAGTGTGGAAAACTGCACAGCACTTTACCAACGGTTATCTTCGGATTGAGACGACATTTCATCGCAGGATTTATAGAAAATCAACATGGGTGGGTCCTCAGGCTACACAATAGTCCTCGAGTGGAGCGAAATAGCTTCGTTGCTCTTCAAAGCAGCTTTTCTGTGGTACATTCTATCTCGAAATATTTCTGGTTATCTGAGGAATCCTGTCTCGTGAAATTCCAGCCCCTTTAAGCGCGACTTCGCAGCTACAGGGGAAATTATTTAGAGAGTGCATGCTTCACATCAGACATAACCAACAGCTTGGTGTGTAAAAATAAAGTTATTCAGattcaatttatatctaCAAAATCTTCGACGGGTTTGCCTGCGCACTAAAAGTCTAAACTCAAATTTTCTAAAGCGCATGGATAGAAGCTGTCAAGAGCGCCACGAACTTTGCGAGCCATTAAAGTTCTTACTCAAACGGGTGACACTCTTGTAAACATTCTCCTCGTCAGCATGATTTTCTATCATTCACCCCCTCCCAGTAAGCTCAACAGAGGTTCCTCGTTGAGAGGAAGCTCTAATGGGGTTTTGGCCACGTCCAAATTGAATGGCACAATCGTGGTATCCGACGACTTGCGAGATTGCTTCTTATGAGCAAACAGCTCAGCTAGATATTTCAACCACAAAGGAGTAGAAGCTGTGATTGTCGCAGAGTGGTCCAGTCCCGGGTATCTAACCAAATGCGCAACATTGCCTGCTTTCACGGTTTCCTGGAATGACGTCAAGGTGCTTTCAGGGAGAACCGAAGTATCGTTCCATCCCTGAATGATCAATATTGGCTTCGAAGCTCGATCACCTTGTGCTGGGGCGTTCATATCCTgaaattttttgaaaagttcatCATTCGCAGGTGTTCCATTAGCGACTACGAACTGGTCCCGTGGCAAGTCTAGGGAGAGGCCCATGAAAGCCAAAGTACAAGACTGCATTATATTGGCCAACTCCACCCGCTTGTTCATCCCATAGGCCAAAAATGGCGACGTGTAATTGGGAAAGATTGCTTTGAGGCCGTAAATAACTTGGCCCAATTCGGCAGTAACGACAAACTGATGAAAATCAGGACGAGGGACTATGCGTTCGAAGGTCTCGACCGCCATGTCAAAAATCTTGGATCCGGGAGATATGGCAACTGTTCCAAGATATCCAGAGGTATGGTTTTGTATAAGAGGGTGCTCCGATAGCTTCCACACGGCGCCACCACCTTGAGAATGCCCCAAACTCGCCCATTCTTTTGTGAACACACCGGGAAATGCTTTCCGAGCTGCCTGGATGGAATAGAGTACATCATTGGCATGAGCCGTGTAAGCACTGTATTTGTGTAAGGTATGGTTGTTGCCGAGACCGGCGTAATCGGTGGCTACAACAGCATAGCCACTATACAACAATTGAGCCCAGCTATTATAGTTGAAAAGACTTGGGGAAGATGATGGCGCGCATCCTCGATGAACACCAAGTGTACCGTGGGCATAGGCGACAAGGGGAAACTGACTCCCATTTGCTGGTGAGGCAAAAGGAAATGCTATGAAGCCACTCGATGGTACGATACTACCATCTAAGTCTATGGAAGTATACTGAAATCGAAAAGTTGCAGTGCCATCGGGTATGCTCAGGGCAGAGCTATCGACTGGTTGCAGTTTTAGAAGGTCGCCTGgagcagaggaagagaaattgtTTGCTGTACTGTAGAAATCAAAGTCGAATTCTGTACCGACGGTTTCGAGGTCGGCAGTATTAGATATGGATAGGATTGCTTGACAGGACGCATTACACCCATATGATTGGAGCTCAACTATGCTGACATTGAAGTTTGATGCTTGGCCGGTTGCTGATCTCGCTGGTAATGCCAGATatagaaaggaaagaattgTAATGATGATCATGATGGTAGAGTGAGTATGTACAGTTTGATAAAGATGGTGATTGGAAGGAGACGAGAAAAGAGTACACTTATATATGCTCAAAGATTTAGCAGAGCATCCTCAGGTCGGAACCTGCGGACGTTAAGTTCATGTAGTTCTCCTTTCGTTAAAGTTTAATTAATGATGGCTAACGCTGTAAGTGTTATGAGAATGATCCATATatccaaaaagaatattgcaTGTCCTgcgaatttcaatttcctcatGATCTACCCAACTTTCTCTTCGCGCAGAACGAGCCTTGCTATTTGCGATAGTAATATGGGAGTTCACTCACAAGGCCAGCTCGTACGCCATTTAAAGTGGATCGGTACATACGAATAAGAACCGAAGTTTTGCCGTCGTATGGACATCGTATGGACATCGTAGGAACATTAGCTGAGTCTACGCATGTGCTGCACTTCAGGAAGATTTACAGAGCAATGGCCGTCTTAATGGTCTGATTTGAGGTTTGGCATCGAATCGGCCTACATGTACAGTCGGATCGTAGTTGCTGCAGTAACGCAAGCATTTATGAATCAATTTCTGAGATTGATTTTGCGATGTCATACGGTGAGCTAAATGggtcttcattttcttcttcggcttCATTTGGGAGTGGAGTATCAGGGACAACAGAATCGTTTAGTGGTTTTTGAGAATTTAGAAATGAAGAGGAGTTGAATATTGGAGATAGAAGGATTCTGGAAGGTactgtgaatgtgaatatgaatgcCTCGCTTTATTTTTTGGTCTTCTGATGCGGGACACCAAGGCTTGTTTAAATTTTACAAGTATGAAAGATTATATGAGACGGGGAAGCTCGTGGATGCTGCTTTGAGCAACCCTTTTGGAAGAGCAAATAAACTCCTCTGGAAACCAGTCGCTGACTACTCCATCTGGTTTCCAGATCTGCCCATTAGAATTGACATTTTCGCGACCGAGAACCTGGAGTGCAACAGCCACCCCGCTTAGCCAGGTGGTAACCATGCCTGATCCGTTGAATCCTGCTGCTATCCACTCTGCTGGCGCAGCGTTTGTATTCGCAGTGACCTGCTTGTTTCCTACGTTCACAGCACGCTTGGTTAGACTTGGTGAAAGTTTTCCTACGAGAGGCATGAAGTCACAAGTTAGTCCCATAGCACCGGTCCACATACTTTTAACGATAGAGCCATTGGCATCTTCTCCCCAAAAACTGGAGCGGAAAGATACCGGAAGTACACCTGCGAGATATGATCCGATGGGTTGTTCAATCTTGTCATCGTCCCATTGACCAACTTCATTTAAGCCGGTGCCATCCATGTGGACTGATCCACCTCCGGTCATAATCTCAGCCCCCAAACCATCCGTCGCATCGGGCTTTCCAGGCCGCTGCGTGATATATTCATAGTCTCGACTACCAACGATAGACCAAGAGATCTTACCATCGTAGTGAGGAAAAGATTTTCCTGGTCGTTGAGCAGACATGTGTCCACGCAGAGGAAAAAGTTTCCCAACCAATCCGGGTACTAGGTTTGCGGTGAAGGCTTCTGTTGCATGGACGACATGTGCGGCTGTGATGTCGCCCCGTGAGGTGTTCAGAAGGAAAGGACTATCTGGGTTACTCGTAGTTTGGATTGATTGCACCATGGTTCCTGTCTCGATAGAGAACTGCTCTGGAAATTTTGATAGCAGAGCCGCATATATAGCAGTGACAAATCGATATGGCCATAATGCACCACTGGTGTAGGTAATCCCTCCATGGAACTGACTACTGAAACCAAATTGCTGCGGAGATTTAGAAAGTGCTCTTTATTGGAGATTGTGCCGGGGGTTTACCTTCTGGACTGTCTCTCCGTCTAGAATCTCAATTCCTTTGGCAAGCTCGGGTAGATCTTCTCGCAAGATACATAGCATCTCAGTAGCTTCTTTAAGCCTCTCCGCATCAGTGAAAGCATCCACTGTCGTAACGTCTCGTGCTTCACCTTCTttcaatccttcttcttttgataaGTTGAGGAGGAAAGGTCTATGCTTCAAATAAAACTCCAATATCTTTTGTGCACTTGCGGCTCCGAACCTATCCTTAAATTTTTTGTACTCATAGAAAGGGGCCACTTTGATATGTCCACCATTCCTGCCCGTTGCACCGCTACATATAGTCCGCCCCTCTAGAATAGCTACTTTTATTGGTCTCCCAATAGCCAGACATTCATTCAGGATGGTATATGCGACACTGGCTCCAGTCATACCAGACCCAATAATCACAATATCTGCACGTGGAGCCAATTGCTCAGACTGAACATTTACAAGTTCAGGATGTAAAGGCTGCTGTTCCCAAAAAGAGCTTGTGGGATTTTCGTGGGGAAATTTCACTCGAGTGATGCGATCAAGCAGCGCAGAAGCGGCCTTGTTGCTCTCGGCAATAATGGCAATGAGGCCCAAGATGCCGAAATAGCCATCTCGCAAGAGTGAGAACACAGAGCCCATTATTGTGTGTGCTGCGAATTCAGCAAGAAGGAGATTATTAAGGAGGGCTGCGGCAGATGTAGTTATCGAAGTTATAGTACATGTATATAAGTAAGAGTTGTGGCCCTAGCTTATCGTATGTACCTTAAGTGAGATTAGGCCAACCACCTCAATTTTGAATCacgaatttgaatattctattGGAATGCGAATTTTGTACttttttgattcaaattaaagatacatatttatattgatgaagatgatgatgataggttttattaatattgacaTACCTTTCAATGTTTTAAAGTTATCCAAGCTAATTCAAGGGAAGATCGGTTCGCTCAAATTTGAGTACACCTCAATCTATAGCAAGAAGCATTTGTAAGATAATGTCACGGGCTCGAGGTTTCACTAGCGTAGTAGGCGCTTAGTCGCCTTTGCTGAGATATAGTAAAGTTACATGGcacttcctttcttccttccttctccatAAAGTATCACATATAAGCTTGTACCAATCCCTTGCAGAGTGGTACAAAATCAACTCGAAACCCAAGAAACAAGGTTTATATTCAATCTATGATAATGATAGAAGAGCtcaaaaaattataagaactataaaaaaatatcaaaaaaagtaACGGATAACCTTCAAATGACAGAAAGTTTTCATGGCTTTGAATCGGTGTGAAAAAAGGATTGTCAAGTCAGTACAAGCTCCCTTGTTTCGTaatttttcttcaagatatATCTAATCATGATAACTGACTCTTGCTTTTGGTAGTTTTGGAAAGGAATGGAGACTTGACGATCAgtctatttatttgaattatgtGAGTAAGAGACAAAAAGTTTTTAATGGCTGTGCAGAGGTTAATGAGGATAAACTCAGGTTTATACAAAGGAAGTATGATCCCGAGGGAGAGTTTGAAAGGTTGTGGCCGGGGTATTTCAGACTTTGACTggagaatgatggatgaggatggCCGATGAATTCGGGATGAATTCGAGTTAGGTAATGAAAATCGACAATGAGTGGGCAAGATTTGCTATTTTGGGAGATCTAGATTGAACCgtcttttcaattcaattgaatgaacCTGAATCTAGACTTTTCTCTAGAATCATTCTCATGCAAACAATCAGATTATTGGATCCTCGCAGATCTCGGAAGATCGAGGCACGCAGCCGTTCAATGGCCACCATTTAGGTAACCTACCACAGCACGGGCACTGAGCCTCAATCCTGAATTACTCAATGCTTTCAACGGCAATTCATTGAATATACCGATCTATTTCCAACCTGACTAGTTTACGTTACATTTCCCATGTGAGTCAAGCTTTTCATTCGCGCTTGTCGTTTCACCCACTCATTTTCGGGTTCGCTAAACACATCCCCTGAAATTAATGCTAGCCAATCAAATGATTCACAACACGAGTCTTTCAGACGAGATAATTTTACTAAGCGCCAACGTCATGTTTGAGCTTCATGCTGTGTATTTTCCATTTATTGGATGGGAAAACTTGAGTGGGAACTACAATAAACTGTGGTGAAATCGTACAGCAAATACACTAGTTGTCTATTTACCTGTCGATCTGGTGGAGTTCTGGAAAGGCGCCAAGTTTGTAATGCAGTGCACTGGTTTTGGGTCGCAGTCCCGGTCATGTTCATTGAGATTTCGAGTATATAGAATCAGTCGAGACTTTTGGTAAcatgatttcaatttccatattCTACTCATCGTTCGTTTTCctattttcaattccattcattGTTTCGTATCTTGTCTGTCATTGattatttccttctttttctttttcctttcacAACTTTCTTTGCTAAATTGTTAATCATTAATTTTGGTACCAAAAATTTGCAATCTTTCACATATTTATCAGTCTATAACCCTAGTACACATctagcttttcttttcctcctaAAAATCCTTCCCACGAAACAATTCTTAGAAGTATCATTTCTACAATCATGAAGGTCTCTCATCCACTCTCTTTTTTTAGtacaatttttctttctcatcttgTTGCGGCTGGTCCGTTGTGGCGCAACGGAACAAGTAGGAAGTAAGTAAACTTCTCTCTCACCCCAGGTCACTTTGCCTGGTTGGTTCCTGGATCGATAGttctgatttgatttggcCTTAGCTTTATACGAGGGGGTGAAATGAAAAGGGATAGCGTTACTCCCATCGCGATCACTATTCTCCCTGGGACGGTCACTTCTTCGATAATTAGTTCTACAGCCCAAGCCGAATCCACATTGTCGATAGAAGGCACCACCTCATCCAGTGCAACAGATTTTACTTCACAGTCGAGCAGCACTTCAGCTACGTCCATAATACAGTCAACGGAGGGATCGAAAACGACAGAATCAAAAAGCGAAACGAGTACTTCTAGCACATCATCGGACAAAGATAGCGAATCGAGGACTCCATTGAGCTCTGCTACATCCTCGCAACTAGCGTC
Proteins encoded in this window:
- the Bcdao11 gene encoding Bcdao11 — its product is MGSVFSLLRDGYFGILGLIAIIAESNKAASALLDRITRVKFPHENPTSSFWEQQPLHPELVNVQSEQLAPRADIVIIGSGMTGASVAYTILNECLAIGRPIKVAILEGRTICSGATGRNGGHIKVAPFYEYKKFKDRFGAASAQKILEFYLKHRPFLLNLSKEEGLKEGEARDVTTVDAFTDAERLKEATEMLCILREDLPELAKGIEILDGETVQKQFGFSSQFHGGITYTSGALWPYRFVTAIYAALLSKFPEQFSIETGTMVQSIQTTSNPDSPFLLNTSRGDITAAHVVHATEAFTANLVPGLVGKLFPLRGHMSAQRPGKSFPHYDGKISWSIVGSRDYEYITQRPGKPDATDGLGAEIMTGGGSVHMDGTGLNEVGQWDDDKIEQPIGSYLAGVLPVSFRSSFWGEDANGSIVKRNKQVTANTNAAPAEWIAAGFNGSGMVTTWLSGVAVALQVLGRENVNSNGQIWKPDGVVSDWFPEEFICSSKRVAQSSIHELPRLI
- the Bcdao11 gene encoding Bcdao11 is translated as MGSVFSLLRDGYFGILGLIAIIAESNKAASALLDRITRVKFPHENPTSSFWEQQPLHPELVNVQSEQLAPRADIVIIGSGMTGASVAYTILNECLAIGRPIKVAILEGRTICSGATGRNGGHIKVAPFYEYKKFKDRFGAASAQKILEFYLKHRPFLLNLSKEEGLKEGEARDVTTVDAFTDAERLKEATEMLCILREDLPELAKGIEILDGETVQKQFGFSSQFHGGITYTSGALWPYRFVTAIYAALLSKFPEQFSIETGTMVQSIQTTSNPDSPFLLNTSRGDITAAHVVHATEAFTANLVPGLVGKLFPLRGHMSAQRPGKSFPHYDGKISWSIVGSRDYEYITQRPGKPDATDGLGAEIMTGGGSVHMDGTGLNEVGQWDDDKIEQPIGSYLAGVLPVSFRSSFWGEDANGSIVKSMWTGAMGLTCDFMPLVGKLSPSLTKRAVNVGNKQVTANTNAAPAEWIAAGFNGSGMVTTWLSGVAVALQVLGRENVNSNGQIWKPDGVVSDWFPEEFICSSKRVAQSSIHELPRLI